One genomic window of Channa argus isolate prfri chromosome 5, Channa argus male v1.0, whole genome shotgun sequence includes the following:
- the LOC137127702 gene encoding protein phosphatase 1 regulatory subunit 12B-like isoform X3, which yields MSSLLSHNKDEPRITKSLSDSSPGSSAATTKSLRHERLARLSSSGTSEVSHSTPTNHAESYFLRRENRLSARKQAEEETAKNDYKKKGRQGGCGSNMLETEKKESWSLKKRITDMEEQLKVKAELKTENQRLKDENGALIRVITKLSK from the exons ATGTCATCTCTACTTTCTCATAACAAAGATGAGCCACGCATAACAAAGTCGCTCTCCGACTCCTCTCCAGGTTCATCTGCTGCCACCACCAAGAGCCTGAGG catGAGAGACTGGCTAG ACTGAGCTCATCTGGAACATCTGAGGTCTCTCACAGCACACCAACAAACCATGCTGAGTCCTACTTCCTGCGCAGGGAGAACAGACTGTCTGCAAGGAAGCAGGCAGAAGAAGAGACAGCGAAGAATGACTATAAAAAG AAAGGAAGACAGGGAGGCTGTGGCTCCAATATGcttgagacagaaaaaaag GAAAGCTGGAGTCTTAAAAAGAGGATAACAGATATGGAAGAACAGTTGAAG GTTAAAGCCGAGCTTAAGACGGAGAACCAGAGGCTGAAGGATGAGAATGGAGCTTTAATTCGTGTCATCACTAAACTGTCCAAGTGA
- the LOC137127702 gene encoding protein phosphatase 1 regulatory subunit 12B-like isoform X2 — MSSLLSHNKDEPRITKSLSDSSPGSSAATTKSLRHERLARLSSSGTSEVSHSTPTNHAESYFLRRENRLSARKQAEEETAKNDYKKMYEKALATNQRLKSRLETSKQELAMIQDQLHRAQKGRQGGCGSNMLETEKKVKAELKTENQRLKDENGALIRVITKLSK, encoded by the exons ATGTCATCTCTACTTTCTCATAACAAAGATGAGCCACGCATAACAAAGTCGCTCTCCGACTCCTCTCCAGGTTCATCTGCTGCCACCACCAAGAGCCTGAGG catGAGAGACTGGCTAG ACTGAGCTCATCTGGAACATCTGAGGTCTCTCACAGCACACCAACAAACCATGCTGAGTCCTACTTCCTGCGCAGGGAGAACAGACTGTCTGCAAGGAAGCAGGCAGAAGAAGAGACAGCGAAGAATGACTATAAAAAG ATGTATGAAAAAGCGCTGGCTACCAATCAAAGACTCAAGTCCAGGCTGGAAACAAGTAAGCAGGAACTCGCCATGATTCAGGACCAGCTGCACAGAGCACAG AAAGGAAGACAGGGAGGCTGTGGCTCCAATATGcttgagacagaaaaaaag GTTAAAGCCGAGCTTAAGACGGAGAACCAGAGGCTGAAGGATGAGAATGGAGCTTTAATTCGTGTCATCACTAAACTGTCCAAGTGA
- the LOC137127376 gene encoding immunoglobulin-like and fibronectin type III domain-containing protein 1, producing the protein MPLAIKKRSRVPGVLITQYVEQLPLGKSTPDFTQKPVAMTVQEGKKACFKVMVTGEPAPIVTWGRNKGEIDDPEKYNTRYDEMTEEHILEILNVKLDQADIYKCFATNDYGKASCSATLKVIEVGFKKKSLTANATQDFRSMLKKTVVATRKKQLPPKKEGEIDPKLWELLISAPKRDYEKICLDFGVTDFRWMLKRLNQMKKEREDEQAKVVDTLKNVKHIEVKPHGRAEFSFDMTLRDPNSAIHLYKDGTMVQYSDDEDSKHSLKKTGTKYVFSINDPQPEDAGFYQVDVEEANVLTTDFQVPAVEFIAKIKDTKVVESEEAIFQCVLSTPLNRITWSNQDSSLEQNVEKYEITVSEDKLIHTLKVKDCKLADNGVYYATAGITSSSASLKDDLINLEMEQQAKLRKENDYLEAAKLAQDEKDVADAAARAARKKGADRRDGSSDKADGDEGGGIKKKNLLGVGDNRNDTDEMKKKLLQTSPKAFCMIYLCLQFKFFLLNTVAGPGVQFVSGLSDAVANIGEQVELSCKLSSEATKGCWYKNGKLLKNKNEVTIIKEGAYHKLVIDCCKKDDGAVYCFEAEGHKSEAKLNIQDPPKIDNDALGKFTKPVIVKAGENAEWKLPFSGGAPVNIQWYKDDDELSPGLNVNIAISDSEGQLRLAKCQRKDSGEVRIKVKNEFGTTEAISKLIVLDKPTPPQGCVDIMESGVTSIEFKWKPPKDSGGCPVTSYIIERQQVGRNKWCNLGEIPGENPSYKDTDVDPGRRYCYRIRAKNAVGISDYLQTENIPAGVLRYPGPPRAPKVVSTFKDCISLTWFPPCDTGGTKILGYNLEKKKKGSNYWSLVNQGGPITDTKYAVKDVFEGAAYEFRVSAVNLSGAGDPSLSCDIIIARDPMKPPGKVTDLKLTSSNYTTFTLAWTKPKEVKGVEDEAQGYYVEIRPQENLEWIRYNNMPITRTSYTVLGLKAMATYWVRIIATNYGGDGEPQDFDNYIIAMPPPVRPKFKHRNMKTFEVVRSGNTVRLNINFEASPMPEICWLKDGMPVPKHVTISNSDKSSQLLIPTSEWSDTGIYTITVKNLVGQESFSVEVRVTDDPKPPGPVEIDQNIPGTVTLSWTPSPDEKRDNRLHYMVSERDSFKSSWRAVADNIFNNKFTIVNILPGREYYFRVYAKNDVGLSPPSESPVFGTKKEKAKFNMTTPRRKPFDFQSPPSFIVPLRRRTAPQGYECHMSCAVKGDPAPRVTWYHNNISLNTNTNYHITNVCGVCSLLILRVGAKDYGEYKVVIENKLGLAECSMTLNVRESAISLATNRNFQQVMEMADVRFGCGVKDVCPGGDLKHSQQKAEVVQTSSEMLQNTDLYSQLWALREERNNR; encoded by the exons ATGCCGT TGGCCATAAAGAAAAGATCCAGAGTTCCTGGGGTTCTGATCACCCAGTATGTTGAGCAGTTGCCTTTAGGAAAGTCAACACCTGACTTCACTCAAAAGCCAGTAGCCATGACTGTTCAAGAAG GTAAAAAAGCATGCTTCAAAGTTATGGTTACTGGAGAGCCTGCACCAATAGTCACATGGGGTCGTAACAAGGGTGAAATTGATGACCCAGAAAAGTACAACACCAGATATGATGAAATGACTGAAGAGCACATTCTTGAG ATACTCAATGTTAAACTTGACCAAGCGGACATCTACAAATGCTTTGCCACCAATGACTATGGAAAGGCCAGCTGTTCTGCAACTCTCAAGGTTATTGAAG TTGGCTTCAAAAAGAAAAGCCTGACAG caaatgcAACACAGGATTTCAGATCAATGCTTAAGAAAAC TGTTGTTGccaccagaaaaaaacaacttccaccaaagaaagagggagaaatcGATCCTAAGCTCTGGGAACTGCTTATCAGTGCACCAAAGAGGGACTATGAAAAAATCTGTTTGGACTTCGGGGTTACTGACTTTCGCTGGATGCTGAAGAGACTCaaccagatgaaaaaagaaagggaagatGAACAGGCCAAG GTTGTTGACacactgaaaaatgtgaaacacattGAAGTGAAACCACATGGGAGAGCTGAATTTAGCTTTGATATGACACTACGGGATCCCAACAGTGCAATTCATTTATACAAG GATGGGACAATGGTTCAATACAGTGATGATGAAGATTCAAAACATAGTCTTAAGAAAACTGGGACGAAGTATGTTTTCAGCATCAATGATCCTCAGCCAGAGGATGCTGGATTTTACCAGGTTGATGTTGAAGAGGCAAACGTCCTTACAACTGACTTTCAAg tGCCTGCTGTGGAGTTCATAGCCAAGATCAAGGATACAAAGGTTGTTGAAAGTGAGGAGGCcattttccagtgtgttttgtCAACACCTCTCAACAGAATCACTTGGTCAAATCAGGATTCATCACttgaacaaaatgtggaaaaatacgAGATCACAGTCTCAGAGGATAAACTTATTCATACATTGAAAGTTAAAGACTGTAAACTGGCAGATAATGGAGTATACTATGCCACTGCTGGAATAACCTCCAGCAGTGCTTCTCTTAAA GATGACCTGATAAACCTAGAGATGGAACAGCAGGCCAAACTACGAAAAGAGAACGATTACCTGGAGGCAGCCAAATTGGCACAGGATGAAAAGGATGTTGCAGATGCAGCAGCTAGAGCTGCACGAAAGAAAGGAGCAGATAGAAGAGATGGATCTAGTGACAAggctgatggagatgaaggtgGAggcatcaagaaaaaaaatctcctgGGAGTTGGAGATAATAGGAATGATacagatgaaatgaaaaaaaagctaTTACAAACTAGCCCGAAag CTTTCTGCATGATCTACCTTTGCCTTCAATTcaaatttttccttttaaatactGTTGCAGGTCCAGGTGTTCAGTTTGTCAGTGGGTTGTCAGATGCCGTTGCTAATATTGGTGAACAAGTAGAACTGTCTTGCAAACTAAGCAGTGAGGCCACAAAAGGATGTTGGTATAAAAATGGGAAGCTG ctaaaaaataaaaatgaggtGACAATTATCAAAGAGGGAGCCTATCACAAATTAGTTATTGACTGCTGTAAGAAAGATGATGGAGCAGTGTACTGCTTTGAAGCTGAAGGACATAAATCAGAAGCAAAACTTAACATTCAAG ATCCACCAAAAATTGACAATGACGCTCTAGGAAAGTTCACAAAGCCAGTAATTGTAAAGGCAGGTGAAAATGCTGAATGGAAGCTGCCATTCTCAGGTGGGGCACCAGTGAATATACAGTGGTACAAGGATGATGACGAGCTTTCGCCTGGCCTCAATGTAAACATTGCAATATCAGATAGTGAGGGCCAACTACGCCTGGCTAAGTGCCAAAGGAAAGATAGTGGAGAAGTcagaataaaagttaaaaatgaatttggCACAACAGAAGCAATTTCCAAACTTATTGTATTAG ACAAACCCACACCACCACAAGGCTGTGTGGACATTATGGAAAGTGGTGTAACATCCATCGAGTTCAAATGGAAACCACCAAAAGACAGTGGTGGATGCCCAGTCACAAGCTATATCATAGAACGTCAACAAGTGGGACGTAATAAATGGTGCAATCTCGGCGAGATCCCTGGGGAAAACCCAAGTTACAAAGATACAGATGTGGACCCTGGAAGGAGATACTGCTACCGGATCAGAGCCAAGAATGCAGTGGGTATCAGTGATTAtctgcaaacagaaaacataccTGCTGGTGTATTAC GTTATCCTGGTCCCCCAAGAGCACCTAAAGTGGTCAGCACCTTTAAAGACTGCATCAGTCTAACATGGTTTCCTCCATGTGACACTGGAGGAACCAAAATACTGGGATACAacttggaaaagaaaaagaaaggcagTAATTACTGGAGTCTTGTAAACCAAGGAGGGCCTATCACAG ATACAAAGTATGCAGTAAAAGATGTCTTCGAAGGGGCAGCATATGAATTTAGAGTGTCTGCTGTCAACCTGTCTGGTGCTGGAGATCCTAGTCTTTCATGTGACATAATAATCGCAAGAGATCCAATGA AGCCACCAGGAAAAGTCACAGACCTGAAATTAACCTCCTCCAATTACACCACATTTACACTGGCTTGGACTAAACCTAAAGAAGTCAAAGGGGTAGAGGATGAAGCCCAGGGGTACTATGTTGAGATCAGACCCCAAGAAAACCTTGAATGGATCCGTTATAATAATATGCCAATTACTCGAACTTCCTACACTGTGCTTGGCTTGAAGGCAATGGCCACATACTGGGTGAGGATCATTGCCACCAATTATGGAGGTGATGGGGAACCTCAGGACTTTGACAATTACATCATTGCTATGCCACCTCCAG TAAGACCAAAATTCAAACACCGCAACATGAAGACTTTTGAGGTGGTGAGATCTGGAAATACAGTTCGCCTCAACATCAACTTTgag GCCTCTCCAATGCCAGAAATTTGTTGGCTAAAAGATGGCATGCCAGTGCCTAAACATGTAACAATTAGCAACTCAGATAAAAGCTCTCAGCTGTTAATCCCCACATCTGAGTGGTCTGACACCGGTATCTACACCATTACTGTCAAGAATCTAGTTGGCCAGGAGAGCTTCAGTGTTGAAGTCAGAGTTACTG ATGATCCCAAACCTCCAGGTCCAGTGGAGATTGATCAGAACATCCCAGGCACAGTGACTCTGTCCTGGACTCCATCTCCAGATGAAAAGAGGGACAACAGACTACACTACATGGTGTCAGAGCGAGACTCATTCAAAAGCTCTTGGAGGGCAGTGGCTGACAACATCTTTAACAATAAGTTCACAATAGTCAACATTTTGCCTGGGCGGGAGTACTACTTTAGGGTGTATGCTAAAAATGATGTAGGTCTTTCACCACCATCTGAGTCCCCTGTATTTGgaaccaaaaaggaaaaag caAAGTTCAACATGACCACACCACGGAGAAAACCCTTTGATTTCCAGTCACCTCCATCATTTATTGTTCCACTGAGGAGGCGCACTGCTCCACAGGGTTACGAATGCCACATGAGTTGTGCAGTTAAGGGTGATCCAGCTCCACGTGTGACATGGTACCACAACAATATCAGCCTGAACACAAACACCAACTACCACATCACTAACGTATGCGGGGTCTGCTCCTTGCTCATCCTAAGGGTGGGAGCCAAAGACTATGGAGAATACAAAGTTGTCATTGAGAACAAACTGGGCTTAGCAGAGTGCTCAATGACACTAAATGTCAGAg AGTCGGCGATTTCGTTGGCGACAAATAGAAACTTCCAGCAGGTGATGGAAATGGCGGACGTAAG GTTTGGGTGTGGAGTAAAGGATGTTTGCCCTGGAGGAGACTTGAAACATTCTCAGCAGAAGGCAGAGGTTGTCCAGACCTCATCAGAAATGTTACAGAACACTGACCTCTACTCACAGCTTTGGGCTCTTCGTGAAGAGAGGAACAATCGATGA
- the LOC137127702 gene encoding protein phosphatase 1 regulatory subunit 12B-like isoform X1, translating into MSSLLSHNKDEPRITKSLSDSSPGSSAATTKSLRHERLARLSSSGTSEVSHSTPTNHAESYFLRRENRLSARKQAEEETAKNDYKKMYEKALATNQRLKSRLETSKQELAMIQDQLHRAQKGRQGGCGSNMLETEKKESWSLKKRITDMEEQLKVKAELKTENQRLKDENGALIRVITKLSK; encoded by the exons ATGTCATCTCTACTTTCTCATAACAAAGATGAGCCACGCATAACAAAGTCGCTCTCCGACTCCTCTCCAGGTTCATCTGCTGCCACCACCAAGAGCCTGAGG catGAGAGACTGGCTAG ACTGAGCTCATCTGGAACATCTGAGGTCTCTCACAGCACACCAACAAACCATGCTGAGTCCTACTTCCTGCGCAGGGAGAACAGACTGTCTGCAAGGAAGCAGGCAGAAGAAGAGACAGCGAAGAATGACTATAAAAAG ATGTATGAAAAAGCGCTGGCTACCAATCAAAGACTCAAGTCCAGGCTGGAAACAAGTAAGCAGGAACTCGCCATGATTCAGGACCAGCTGCACAGAGCACAG AAAGGAAGACAGGGAGGCTGTGGCTCCAATATGcttgagacagaaaaaaag GAAAGCTGGAGTCTTAAAAAGAGGATAACAGATATGGAAGAACAGTTGAAG GTTAAAGCCGAGCTTAAGACGGAGAACCAGAGGCTGAAGGATGAGAATGGAGCTTTAATTCGTGTCATCACTAAACTGTCCAAGTGA